A window of Eubacteriaceae bacterium ES3 contains these coding sequences:
- the leuB gene encoding 3-isopropylmalate dehydrogenase — MNYKIAVIPGDGIGPEIVAASIKVLDAVADKFDHTFDYTEVLAGGAALDACDTPLPQETVDICLNSDAVLLGALGGPKWDTLPGDKRPEAGLLALRKSLGLFANLRPAILYEELKDACPLKPEVIGEGLDVMVVRELTGGIYFGEKGRDGETAAWDIMKYSRPEVERIARTAFTIAMKRGKKVTNVDKANVLEVSRFWRSIVEEVAKDFPEVTLNHLYVDNAAMQLVINPKQFDVIVTGNLFGDILSDEASMLTGSIGMLPSASMSDGKFGMYEPIHGSAPDIANQNKANPIATIVSVAMMLRYSLDLNEEADAIEAAVKKTLAQGYRTGDIYSQGMTMVNTVEMGQKIIENL; from the coding sequence ATGAATTATAAAATTGCAGTGATTCCTGGAGATGGAATCGGACCGGAAATAGTTGCCGCCAGTATTAAAGTGCTTGACGCTGTGGCAGACAAATTTGATCATACCTTTGATTATACTGAAGTGCTGGCTGGTGGTGCGGCTCTTGATGCTTGTGACACCCCGCTTCCTCAGGAAACTGTGGATATTTGCCTAAACAGCGATGCTGTTTTATTGGGTGCTCTGGGTGGACCAAAATGGGATACTTTACCAGGGGATAAACGCCCGGAAGCTGGTCTTTTAGCTCTAAGAAAAAGTTTAGGTCTTTTTGCCAATCTGCGACCAGCCATCCTTTACGAAGAGTTAAAAGATGCCTGTCCTCTAAAACCGGAAGTTATTGGTGAAGGTTTAGATGTTATGGTTGTTCGAGAACTGACAGGTGGTATCTATTTTGGTGAAAAAGGCCGGGACGGAGAAACTGCAGCTTGGGATATTATGAAATATTCTCGTCCGGAAGTGGAAAGAATTGCCAGAACCGCTTTTACCATTGCCATGAAACGTGGCAAAAAGGTAACTAATGTTGATAAAGCCAATGTTCTGGAAGTTTCCCGTTTCTGGAGATCTATTGTAGAAGAAGTTGCTAAAGACTTCCCGGAAGTTACCCTTAATCATTTATATGTTGATAATGCAGCTATGCAGCTGGTTATTAACCCCAAACAGTTTGATGTTATCGTAACTGGTAATCTGTTTGGTGATATTTTATCTGATGAGGCAAGTATGCTGACCGGATCAATCGGAATGCTGCCTTCAGCTTCTATGTCAGATGGCAAGTTTGGTATGTACGAACCAATCCACGGTTCTGCTCCTGACATTGCTAACCAGAATAAGGCAAACCCGATTGCTACTATCGTATCGGTTGCCATGATGCTGCGCTACTCATTGGATTTAAACGAAGAAGCTGATGCAATTGAAGCAGCTGTTAAAAAGACACTGGCTCAGGGCTATCGAACAGGTGATATCTATTCTCAAGGTATGACGATGGTCAATACTGTTGAGATGGGTCAGAAAATCATCGAAAATTTATAG
- the ilvD gene encoding dihydroxy-acid dehydratase → MKSDQVKKGVETTPQRSLFKAMGYIDEELEQPLVGVVNAFNEIIPGHIHLNTITKAVKEGVRMAGGTPIEFPAIGVCDGIAMGHSGMKYSLASRELIADSIEIMATAHSLDALVFVPNCDKIVPGMLMAAARLNIPAVFVSGGPMLAGKSVGQKDSDLNTAFEAVGAFNAGKIDEDQLKEYEDSVCPSCGSCSGMFTANSMNCLTEVLGLGLPGNGTIPAVFAERVRLAKKAGIQVMEMFKRDIKPKDIMTEANFVNALACDMALGCSTNSILHLPAIASEAGVTIDLQEVNAISARTPHLCKLAPAGGHHIEDLYYAGGIQALMKILADADLIDTSLMTVTGKTIAENIKSAVNKNHEVIHPIDNAYGKTGGLAILFGNLAPDGCVVKQGAVAPEMLSHEGPARVFNSEEEATAAIRGGKINKGDVIVIRYEGPKGGPGMREMLFPTSAIAGMGLDKDVALITDGRFSGATRGASIGHVSPEAAAGGPIALVEEGDLIAIDILARSISLKVSEEELAQRKENWVPLEPKIKTGYLARYGKLVTSASTGAVFEK, encoded by the coding sequence ATGAAAAGTGATCAGGTCAAAAAAGGTGTTGAAACAACGCCACAACGTTCTTTATTTAAAGCTATGGGTTATATCGATGAAGAGCTTGAACAACCGCTGGTTGGGGTAGTTAATGCATTTAATGAAATCATTCCCGGGCACATTCACTTAAACACTATCACAAAAGCGGTCAAAGAAGGTGTCAGAATGGCTGGCGGTACACCGATCGAATTCCCGGCTATTGGGGTTTGTGACGGCATCGCCATGGGTCATAGCGGCATGAAATATTCATTGGCGTCGCGGGAACTGATTGCGGATTCAATCGAGATTATGGCGACAGCACACTCATTAGACGCTTTAGTGTTTGTTCCTAACTGCGATAAAATTGTTCCTGGTATGTTAATGGCAGCAGCACGCTTAAATATACCGGCCGTATTTGTCAGTGGTGGTCCCATGTTGGCTGGAAAATCAGTTGGGCAGAAAGACAGTGACTTGAATACGGCCTTTGAAGCAGTGGGTGCCTTTAATGCCGGAAAAATTGATGAAGACCAACTCAAAGAGTATGAAGATTCGGTTTGTCCGAGTTGCGGATCTTGCTCAGGGATGTTTACCGCCAATTCTATGAACTGTCTGACTGAAGTTCTGGGACTGGGTTTGCCTGGCAATGGAACTATCCCAGCAGTTTTTGCTGAACGTGTACGTTTAGCTAAGAAAGCTGGGATTCAGGTCATGGAAATGTTCAAGCGCGATATAAAACCCAAAGATATTATGACAGAAGCAAATTTCGTCAATGCCTTGGCTTGCGATATGGCACTGGGTTGTTCGACTAACAGTATCCTGCACTTACCGGCGATAGCAAGTGAAGCTGGCGTAACCATTGATTTACAGGAAGTTAATGCAATCTCTGCTAGAACACCACATTTGTGTAAGCTGGCTCCAGCAGGCGGTCATCATATCGAGGATCTGTACTATGCCGGTGGTATCCAGGCACTGATGAAAATTTTAGCCGATGCAGACCTGATTGACACTTCATTGATGACGGTGACTGGAAAAACCATTGCTGAAAATATAAAATCAGCGGTTAATAAAAATCATGAGGTCATCCACCCAATCGACAATGCTTATGGTAAAACAGGGGGCCTGGCAATTCTGTTTGGCAACCTGGCTCCAGACGGATGTGTGGTCAAACAGGGAGCGGTTGCTCCGGAAATGCTTTCCCATGAAGGGCCAGCTAGAGTATTCAACAGCGAAGAAGAAGCAACAGCAGCGATTCGTGGTGGTAAAATCAATAAGGGTGATGTGATTGTCATTCGTTATGAAGGTCCCAAAGGCGGACCGGGAATGCGGGAAATGCTTTTCCCAACTTCGGCAATCGCCGGTATGGGCCTGGATAAAGACGTGGCATTAATCACTGACGGACGTTTCAGTGGGGCGACCCGTGGAGCATCTATTGGCCATGTTTCTCCGGAAGCGGCTGCTGGTGGACCAATTGCTCTGGTTGAGGAAGGTGACCTGATTGCCATTGATATTCTGGCACGGTCAATTTCTTTAAAAGTCAGTGAGGAAGAACTGGCACAGCGAAAAGAAAACTGGGTTCCTTTAGAACCAAAAATCAAGACCGGTTATCTGGCACGATACGGTAAGTTGGTAACCTCAGCTTCAACTGGAGCAGTTTTCGAAAAATAA
- the ilvB gene encoding biosynthetic-type acetolactate synthase large subunit — MEDKNLLLGSEIVVKCLEEQGIKHVFSFPGGAVIPLFDAFYRLDPDIAEIGPCHEQNGVHAADGYARTSHTVGVAITTSGPGATNAITGIANAYLDSVPLVVFTGQVATPLLGKDSFQEIDITSVTMQITKHNYLVTRVEELADIIREAFQLAQSGRPGPVVIDVPKDVFLTKAEYKPQEIESVGLSHPEISEVSIEKAVELISQAQRPIIYAGGGVVRSNTHGELLAFVEKSGIPTANSLMGLGGIPRDHQLSMGLVGMHGSQETNLAVIKSDLLIAVGARFSDRVTGNCDAFVQNKKIIHIDIDPTEFAKNVKTDLPLQGNIKDVLPMLTEKIEKKSYPEWMAQIDTWRLPVPEENIYTPKNILNQMNMAYPDSFVVTEVGQHQMWTGQFWNVKRPGQFITSGGLGTMGFGLGAAIGVQLANPEDDVLLIAGDGSFRMNCQELITVRKYNLPLKIFVFDNETLGMVRQWQKLFSEKRYAQTDIAQCTDYIKLAEASGIPGFLVTDLKELESVLKEVKKIEGPVLVQVKISNEEGVYPIVPAGCAIDEIYYE; from the coding sequence ATGGAAGATAAAAATTTGTTATTGGGATCCGAAATCGTTGTTAAATGTCTGGAAGAACAGGGAATTAAACATGTTTTTTCATTCCCTGGTGGTGCGGTGATTCCTCTCTTTGATGCTTTTTACCGGCTTGATCCTGATATTGCAGAAATTGGCCCTTGCCATGAACAAAATGGCGTACATGCTGCGGACGGTTATGCAAGAACCAGTCATACGGTTGGGGTAGCCATTACCACATCAGGTCCAGGGGCAACGAATGCCATTACCGGAATTGCTAATGCATATCTGGATTCAGTACCGCTGGTTGTTTTTACCGGTCAGGTTGCGACGCCTTTGTTGGGAAAGGATTCATTCCAGGAAATTGATATTACCAGTGTGACCATGCAGATTACCAAACATAATTATCTGGTAACCAGGGTAGAAGAGCTGGCAGATATCATTAGAGAAGCCTTCCAACTGGCACAGTCAGGCCGACCTGGACCTGTTGTAATCGATGTGCCTAAGGATGTATTTTTGACAAAAGCTGAGTATAAACCTCAAGAAATAGAAAGTGTTGGTCTTTCTCACCCTGAAATTTCAGAAGTTTCTATTGAAAAAGCAGTCGAACTGATTAGTCAGGCTCAAAGACCGATTATTTATGCTGGTGGTGGTGTGGTCAGATCGAATACTCACGGTGAACTTCTGGCATTTGTTGAAAAATCTGGAATTCCGACAGCTAATTCGTTAATGGGTTTGGGTGGTATTCCCCGTGATCATCAATTGTCGATGGGCCTGGTTGGGATGCACGGTTCCCAGGAAACAAATCTGGCAGTGATCAAATCAGACCTTTTAATTGCTGTTGGTGCGCGATTTAGTGATCGGGTGACAGGGAATTGCGATGCTTTTGTGCAAAACAAGAAAATTATTCACATTGATATAGATCCAACTGAATTTGCTAAAAATGTCAAAACTGATTTGCCGCTACAGGGAAATATTAAAGATGTCCTGCCTATGTTAACCGAAAAAATCGAAAAAAAATCCTATCCTGAATGGATGGCACAGATTGATACCTGGCGATTACCGGTGCCTGAGGAAAATATCTATACCCCGAAAAATATCTTAAATCAGATGAATATGGCCTATCCAGACAGCTTTGTTGTAACAGAGGTTGGTCAGCATCAGATGTGGACAGGACAGTTTTGGAATGTAAAACGTCCGGGTCAGTTTATTACTTCTGGTGGTCTGGGAACGATGGGCTTTGGTTTAGGCGCAGCAATAGGCGTTCAGCTGGCTAATCCTGAAGATGATGTTCTGCTGATTGCCGGTGATGGCAGTTTTAGAATGAATTGCCAGGAGCTGATTACTGTCAGAAAATACAATCTGCCTCTTAAGATATTTGTCTTTGATAATGAGACTTTAGGGATGGTCAGACAGTGGCAGAAGCTGTTTAGCGAAAAACGATATGCCCAGACTGATATTGCTCAGTGTACGGATTATATTAAATTAGCGGAAGCCAGCGGGATTCCAGGCTTTTTAGTAACGGATCTGAAGGAACTTGAATCAGTTCTTAAAGAAGTTAAAAAAATTGAAGGACCGGTGCTGGTTCAGGTTAAAATTTCTAATGAAGAAGGCGTATATCCTATTGTACCAGCCGGATGCGCCATCGATGAAATCTATTATGAATAA